A region of the Fusobacteria bacterium ZRK30 genome:
TCTCCCGCTTACAACCGCATAATCATTTACTTCCTTTATTATTTTTTCCACAGCCATATCTTCCTGTAACTTTATTTGCCTTTCATATTTATTCCCGCTATGCCACTTAAACAATACAGCTATTATCAGGATAGATATTACTCCTATTCCATATACAATCTTTTTATTTATCCCACTCACCCCTTACGGTTTCTAACCACATTTATAATTTAAATTTTTTTCAAAACTTTTTTTGTCACGAAGGATATACGAATATTAAATTTCACTATACTCAAACAAAGAAATTTAAATGTATAATTAGAATTCACTTAGCTTTCTCTAGGCAAACCTTTCTTTTCTCTGTGTTCTCCGTGTCCAAGAAAGTTTCTTTTTCTTGGTTAAAATCTGTATCTCTCTGCGTAATCTGCAACTAAATCTTTCAATTTTCAACTAGCTACTTTCAACTAATGTTTCTTCGTGTAATTCGTGACTAGCTTTTTTATCTTCTCTTTTAATTCTAAATTTTTAATTATACATTGTGCACTGTCAATTATTTCTTCTCTTCTACTAGTTCCGATATAGCTCCTACTACTTCATCTATATTCATAAAACTTGTATCTATCTCTACAGCATCTTCAGCTTTTTTTAGTGGACTTTCCTTCCTATTAGAATCAAATTCATCCCGTCTGATGATTTCACTTAAAACATCTTCAAAATTTTCAACTATCCCTTTATTTTTAAAGTCTAAAACTCTTCTCTTGGCTCTTTCCTCTGGAGATGCCACTAAAAATATTTTAAGATCTGCATTTGTAAATACCACAGTCCCAATATCTCTTCCATCTAAGATAACATCCTTTCCTTCTGATATTTTTCTTTGAAGATCTACCAGTTTTACCCTTACTTCTTTTATAGCAGCTACTTTAGATACTATTGCAGTAACCTCTGGAGTTCTTATTTCTAAGCTTACATCATCACCGTCCACATAAAATTTATCATCTTTCATATCGATATTTACTTTATCCAATAAGTTTACTACCTCTGCTGTATCATCCAGATCTACCCTATCCCTTATAGATGTAAAAGCTATCATCCTATACATAGCCCCTGTATCTAAATAAGTTAATCTATATTTTTTTGCTACCATCTTTGATATGGTACTCTTTCCAGAACCCGCCGGACCATCTACTGCTACTATAAAACTCACTATCTCACTCCTTTTTCTAGACACAGAGATACACTGAGAATTTTTTAAGATTCACAGAGTTTTTCTTAGTCTAGTATTAAAATTAATTTTTAAACCTTTTTATCCTATTTTTTTTAATCTTAACATTAAAATTTATCAATAAACCAAGCTCTTTATCTAATAATTTTAAATAAGTTAACAATTGAGCTTCATGAATTTCTTTTATTTTTTCAACTGATTTTAATTCCACAATAACTCTATTATTTACTATTAAATCTGTTTTATAAGCTTTTTTTATAGTTATTCCTTTATAATCTAGATTAAATTCTTTTTGTTACTCAACTTTTAGACCTATATTTTCTAATTCAAATTTTAGACACTCTTCATATGACTTTCTAACAACCCAGGTCCTAAGTTTCTATGTACTTCTATCCCAGCACCAATTATTTTCCCGCTCAATTCATTTAATTCTATATCAACCCTCCGTGTAGCCCAGTCTTACATCAATGAATCTCTGCATCCAAAATAAATTAATATAGTTTTTCCACACTTATATTTGTATTGGTATAGATGCATATCTCCCCTGCTATTTGAAGACTTTCACAGACTATTTCATGGGGCTCCAGTTGTGTATGCCTTTTCAAGGCTTTGGCTGCTGAATAGGCATAAGTTCCTCCAGAACCGATAGCTGCAATATTATCATCTGTTTCCAATACATCTCCTGTTCCCGATAAAATCAGAAGATTTTTTTTATCTGCCACTACCAGCATTGCATCGAGTTCACGCAAAGCCTTGTCCGATCTCCACTCCTTAGCCAATTCTACTGAAGCTTTTTTTAGATTTCCGCCATACTCATCCAATTTATTTTCGAATTTATCAAATAGTGCAAAGGCATCTGCTGCTGCTCCTGCAAATCCTGCCAATATTGAATCGTTATAAAATTTTCTTATTTTTTTTGCTTTATTTTTAAATACGGTATCTCCAAAAGTTACCTGTCCGTCTCCGGCAATAGCTACCTTATCTCCATCTTTTACCGCTAATATTGTAGTTGATCTAAATTTCAATTATACTCCTCCTTCCAAAATATTTTTTCATTTTAACCTTTTCTATCACCAATTACACAAATTAAAAAAATTTGCCACTAATCGACACCAATCATCACTAATTTTTAATTTCTTACTGCTACAGCACAGGAGTTTTTATTTTTGGAGAACACAGAGATTCACTGAGTATCAGATGAGAAGTTCAAAGAGGTTTTCTCCGAGCAGCTCTGTTTTTCCTCTGTGTATCTCCGTGTCCAAGGGTTTTATTTTTTTCTTAGTTTAAATCTGAATTTATCTGCGTAATCTGCGACTAAAGTTTTTCTCTGTTATCTTTCCTCTATTCTTTATTCTCTATTCAATTGTTTTTTCCCCTTCGAACTACTATCATATGTTCTTCATATATCCTTGTGCTTTCCGGACTGGTATGTCCCATAAGTTCCTGTAAAAAATGAATATTCATACCTTTTTCCAGGAGATACACTCCAAAGGTATGTCTGAATGTGTGGGGACTTATCTCCTTTTCCAGCATCGCTTTTTTGGCGTACCTATCTATAATCCTACGGAGAGACCTGTCACTTAATCTTGTTCCGCTTCCATTTACAAAAATGATATCAGGATTATATTTTTCACCATATTTTTCTTTTTTTGCAGCTAAATAATCTTTTAAAAATCTCTCTGCCGTCTGGCTAAAAAATACAGTCCGGCTGCTGTTACCAACTATCTTTATCTCCCGTTCTTCCAGATCCACTATATTTTCTCCCAATGAGAGCAGTTCCCCTGCTCTTATCCCGCTGGAATACAGCAGCTCTATTATAAGCCTATCTCTAATTCCATTGGTTTTAGTGGTATCGATCACCGATCTCAGTTTTTCTAACTCATCTTTTTTTAAAAGAGTCGGGAATTTATTTACAAAGGATGGGTTATTCAAAAGTATTATTGGGTTTTTATCTATAACTTTATTTTCCTTTAAATATTTAAAAAAAGTTCTCAAGGTGGATAACTTCCTGCTTATTGATCTCTTGCTTATACTAATAGATCCTAAGTAGAGTATAAAACCTCTTAAATTCAGCTCCTCTACTTCACCTATATTTTCAATGAGTTCATGTCCTACAATAAATTCTACAAATTGTTCTAAATCTTTTTTATAGGATTTTATGGTATTTTCACTTTTTTGCTGTCCAAACTGTTCATAGTAGATAAATTCTTTTATCAGTTTTTCCAAAATTACAACACCCCCTTTTGATCCTGTTTTACTTTAAACCTACCCATAGAACGCAAATCTCTTCGAGATACACTAAAAACATCTAATCTACGCTGATAATTCTTTTCTCTTAGTTTTTACCCAAAACAAATATCTATGGCCATTAAAGTTTTTTCTGTGTCTGTGATAGCATTCGCGTTCTATTTTTTTAGAAACACAGAGATTCATCGAGGTAAAGTTAGAGTTCCATAGAGATTTCTCCGTGCACTCTTTTTTTCTCTGTGCTCTCCGTGTCCAAGGCTTTCTCTTTTTATTCATTTTTTAGAATTAATTGGTGGATAAATTATTAATTACCTTAATATTTTATTTCCTTTATCTTTTCTTTCATATACTCTACCGATCTTTCTCCTAAGGCTGTATTTCTGTCCCTTTTATCCCTTACTCTTGGTCCTTCCAATGCTCTTACAATTCCAAAGTTCGGTCCCATAGGCTGGAATTCTTTCTTTCCTTCCTCTGTGATATAGTTAATTATCGATCCTGTAGAAGTCAGGTCTTCCAACACAAATTCCTCTTCTCCCAACATATGGTGGTATAAGTTTATAGCTGACATCATCCCTGTTGCCATAGCTGCTACATAACCCTCTCCTCCTGTTATTTGTCCGGCAAAAAAGATCTTTTCATTAGTTTTTAAATTTAAACCTTTGTTTAACAGTTTTGTAGAGTCTATAAAGGTATTTCTATGCATCACACCATATCTTATGAAATCAGCATTTTCCAATCCTGGAATCATTTGGAACACTCTCTTTTGTTCTCCCCACTTTAAATTAGTTTGAAATCCTACTAAATTATATAATTTCCCGTCTTTATCATCCTGTCTCAACTGAACTACTGCATAATCTTTCTCTGTTTTATGCGGATTTGTCAATCCCTTTGGTTTTAATGGTCCGAACAACAGTGTCTTTTCACCTCTGCTGGCCATTTTTTCCACTGGCATACACGCTTCAAAAACCTTTTCTTCCTCAAAAGTTTTAAGTGGTGATCTTTCAGCATTTATCAGTTCATGATAGAAGTTTTCATATTCTTCCTTTGTCATTCCACAGTTTATATATTCCCCGTCTCCCTTGTCGTATCTAGACTGGTAGTAAACCTTCTCTTGATCTATCGATTCCAAAGTTACTATAGGAGCTACTGCATCGTAGAAATACAGGTTAGTTCCCTTTGTTAATTTTAAAATTTCATTCGTTATTCCTGTCGATGACAGAGGTCCACTGGCTATAATTACATATCTATCCTTTGGAATTTCTGTTAACTCCTCCCTGATTATCTCTATATTTTCCTCTGCTTCCAACCTCGCCGTTACCATCTCGGCAAATTCTTCACGGCCTACTGCCAATGCCTGCCCTGCTGGTACACGAGTTTCATCTGCTATCTCTACCAAAAGAGATCCCATCATACGAAGTTCTTCCTTCATTAAGCCAGATGCATTGGATAATAGATTTGAACCCAACGAGTTACTGCAAACCAATTCTCCAAATTTATCTCCAGTATGAACCTCTGTATTCTTTACAGGTCTCATCTCATATAATTTTACCTTTACCCCTCTTTTAGCAAGCTGATATGCTGCTTCACTTCCTGCTAATCCTGCACCTATTACTATTACTTCCTCTATCTTTTTCATATTATATTCCACTCCTTATACTCTTTCACTTTTATTTTTCAGTTTCTCATGATTTTTTACTCTTCATTATACTAAGTTTATCGGACTTTTAAAAGTTTTTTCTATATAATTGCAAAAAAAGAAGAAATTGCCATTACAGCAACCTCCTCTTATATAAATTGTTATTCAAATACTTCTGTTGCGTTATCCACTTCCATCCCCAGAGCTACCCTTAAGGCTACCATACTTACCTCTAATTGCTCTAAATCTGGTTCTTTAGTTGTTATTTTTTGCAGACTAAGCCCCGGTACTGCTATCATCTTATACATGGGATTGTCCAGATGTTTACTGCTATATTTTTGAAATTCATAGGCTAACCCCGCCACCAACGGCATAAATACAATTCTTAAGACAGCTTTTAACCCAACCTTCACCCACATATTGTCAGGCTGAGGGATCATGAAATCCAGACTTGAAAATACAATTATACTTATCAGCATCACTATAAGCAAAAAACTAGTCCCGCATCTAGGGTGGAGAGTCGTGTACTTTACCGCGCTTTCCTTGACTAACTCCTCACCATTTTCAAAAGCATAGATACATTTATGCTCAGCTCCATGATATTCAAATACTCTCTTTATCTCCTTAGAAAAAGATATCGCCTTTATATATACAAGAAAAAATAATATTCTGAGTATTCCTTCAAAAATATTTGCATTCATCCTGTTGTCTTTAAACATAAAACTGCTCAAAATCGAAGGTAAAACCATAAATAGCCCTACTCCTAAAGCCAGAGCTGCCACTACAGTCATCATCAATTCCTTGTCCCCTAACTTTTCTTCCTCTTCTCCCGCTTCGTTGGCAGAAAATGACAATTCTTTGGTTCCCAAAATTAGAGTTTCAAACAGGATAGCGCCTCCCCTGATAAATGGAATTTTAGTCAAAAAATTCATAGATGGTTTTAATTTTGTTGTTTTATAAACTATTTCCCCTGTGGGTCTTCTCACAGCTGTAGCCAATGCTTTGGGCCCTTTCATCATGACTCCCTCTATTACAGCCTGTCCACCTACCGAAATCTTTTTTCTATCCATAATTATATTATTCCTCCTGTTCCGTATTACATATTTTTTATCATAAGAGTAATTTATGAATCACCCCTTCACAAAATAAAACTTTTTTGGCACAGAGTTTCACTGAGACCGGATTTAGAGGTCCTCAGAGTTTTTTC
Encoded here:
- the cmk gene encoding (d)CMP kinase, which encodes MVSFIVAVDGPAGSGKSTISKMVAKKYRLTYLDTGAMYRMIAFTSIRDRVDLDDTAEVVNLLDKVNIDMKDDKFYVDGDDVSLEIRTPEVTAIVSKVAAIKEVRVKLVDLQRKISEGKDVILDGRDIGTVVFTNADLKIFLVASPEERAKRRVLDFKNKGIVENFEDVLSEIIRRDEFDSNRKESPLKKAEDAVEIDTSFMNIDEVVGAISELVEEKK
- the hslV gene encoding ATP-dependent protease subunit HslV, producing MKFRSTTILAVKDGDKVAIAGDGQVTFGDTVFKNKAKKIRKFYNDSILAGFAGAAADAFALFDKFENKLDEYGGNLKKASVELAKEWRSDKALRELDAMLVVADKKNLLILSGTGDVLETDDNIAAIGSGGTYAYSAAKALKRHTQLEPHEIVCESLQIAGEICIYTNTNISVEKLY
- a CDS encoding tyrosine-type recombinase/integrase, translating into MEKLIKEFIYYEQFGQQKSENTIKSYKKDLEQFVEFIVGHELIENIGEVEELNLRGFILYLGSISISKRSISRKLSTLRTFFKYLKENKVIDKNPIILLNNPSFVNKFPTLLKKDELEKLRSVIDTTKTNGIRDRLIIELLYSSGIRAGELLSLGENIVDLEEREIKIVGNSSRTVFFSQTAERFLKDYLAAKKEKYGEKYNPDIIFVNGSGTRLSDRSLRRIIDRYAKKAMLEKEISPHTFRHTFGVYLLEKGMNIHFLQELMGHTSPESTRIYEEHMIVVRRGKNN
- the trmFO gene encoding methylenetetrahydrofolate--tRNA-(uracil(54)-C(5))-methyltransferase (FADH(2)-oxidizing) TrmFO, whose amino-acid sequence is MKKIEEVIVIGAGLAGSEAAYQLAKRGVKVKLYEMRPVKNTEVHTGDKFGELVCSNSLGSNLLSNASGLMKEELRMMGSLLVEIADETRVPAGQALAVGREEFAEMVTARLEAEENIEIIREELTEIPKDRYVIIASGPLSSTGITNEILKLTKGTNLYFYDAVAPIVTLESIDQEKVYYQSRYDKGDGEYINCGMTKEEYENFYHELINAERSPLKTFEEEKVFEACMPVEKMASRGEKTLLFGPLKPKGLTNPHKTEKDYAVVQLRQDDKDGKLYNLVGFQTNLKWGEQKRVFQMIPGLENADFIRYGVMHRNTFIDSTKLLNKGLNLKTNEKIFFAGQITGGEGYVAAMATGMMSAINLYHHMLGEEEFVLEDLTSTGSIINYITEEGKKEFQPMGPNFGIVRALEGPRVRDKRDRNTALGERSVEYMKEKIKEIKY
- a CDS encoding DUF1385 domain-containing protein, whose amino-acid sequence is MDRKKISVGGQAVIEGVMMKGPKALATAVRRPTGEIVYKTTKLKPSMNFLTKIPFIRGGAILFETLILGTKELSFSANEAGEEEEKLGDKELMMTVVAALALGVGLFMVLPSILSSFMFKDNRMNANIFEGILRILFFLVYIKAISFSKEIKRVFEYHGAEHKCIYAFENGEELVKESAVKYTTLHPRCGTSFLLIVMLISIIVFSSLDFMIPQPDNMWVKVGLKAVLRIVFMPLVAGLAYEFQKYSSKHLDNPMYKMIAVPGLSLQKITTKEPDLEQLEVSMVALRVALGMEVDNATEVFE